Proteins found in one Paenibacillus borealis genomic segment:
- the smpB gene encoding SsrA-binding protein SmpB has product MGKKADGKVLAQNKKASHDYFIEDTYEAGLVLTGTEIKSLRNGRANIGDAFATIRNGEIHIHNMHISPFEQGNRANPTDPTRTRKLLMHKEQIHKLLGSSKRDGFTIVPLKIYVRNGYAKLLIGLGKGKKEYDKRDSAAKRDAQRDIQRVLRDKQKIAR; this is encoded by the coding sequence ATGGGTAAAAAAGCAGACGGGAAAGTGCTTGCCCAGAACAAAAAAGCTTCCCATGATTATTTTATTGAGGATACGTATGAAGCGGGTTTGGTTCTGACGGGTACTGAGATCAAATCGCTGCGTAACGGCCGCGCTAACATTGGGGACGCTTTTGCAACTATCCGGAACGGTGAGATTCATATCCACAATATGCATATCAGCCCTTTCGAACAAGGGAACCGCGCCAATCCTACCGATCCAACGCGTACACGTAAGCTGCTCATGCATAAGGAACAGATTCACAAGCTGCTCGGTTCCTCGAAGCGGGATGGCTTCACGATTGTGCCGCTGAAGATTTATGTGCGCAATGGCTATGCCAAGCTGCTGATCGGCCTAGGTAAAGGTAAGAAGGAATACGACAAGCGGGATTCCGCCGCGAAGCGTGATGCTCAGCGTGATATCCAGCGTGTGCTGCGCGACAAACAGAAGATCGCCCGGTAG
- a CDS encoding recombinase family protein, whose amino-acid sequence MLEVISEFYNVNLRHETLKGMRENAVQGYHCGGRAPFGYRRKREGVKVTYCLGPNEEVGIVRTIFELAADGWGGKRIMRELNRIGAGGRRWTPSTVLSILSNQAYRGYRIWNKKCIVEGTRNAEVEWIVVKDAHPAIIDDKLWNAAQSVLELRRLTKFE is encoded by the coding sequence ATGCTGGAGGTCATCAGCGAGTTTTATAACGTCAATCTCAGACATGAGACGCTCAAAGGGATGAGAGAGAATGCAGTACAGGGATATCATTGTGGAGGGCGGGCTCCGTTTGGCTATCGCCGGAAGCGTGAGGGCGTTAAAGTCACGTATTGCTTGGGACCAAATGAAGAGGTCGGAATTGTCAGAACTATTTTTGAGCTGGCCGCTGATGGTTGGGGTGGAAAACGTATTATGCGTGAACTGAATCGTATAGGTGCTGGCGGGAGACGGTGGACCCCCTCCACTGTTCTTTCCATTCTTAGCAACCAGGCATATCGCGGTTATCGCATATGGAATAAAAAATGCATTGTAGAAGGCACCAGAAATGCTGAGGTTGAATGGATCGTCGTAAAAGACGCTCATCCCGCAATCATAGATGATAAGCTCTGGAATGCGGCTCAGTCAGTTTTGGAGCTTCGTAGGCTCACAAAGTTCGAATAA
- a CDS encoding recombinase family protein — MKVVVYARVSSERQAEKELSIPAQLKAMQQYCQTKGWTIVNEFIEKGKSAKTDDRPEFQRMIAMAKRTNRSFEAILVHKFDRFSRNRDDHVLYKALLKQCGVKVISIVEQTEADSPQDMLLEGMLEVISEFFNANLAVEVRKGMTQNAKQGYNNGGTPPYAYRTEHIALGNQKTKAVWVLGPREEIDTVRFIFSQYAYEEMGYKRIASLLNESNVPTQKGGK; from the coding sequence ATGAAAGTAGTCGTATATGCACGTGTATCTTCGGAACGCCAAGCCGAGAAAGAATTATCAATCCCGGCCCAGCTCAAAGCTATGCAGCAATATTGCCAAACCAAGGGATGGACTATCGTTAATGAATTCATCGAAAAAGGTAAGTCCGCCAAGACTGATGATCGTCCAGAGTTTCAGCGAATGATTGCAATGGCGAAACGCACGAATCGTTCTTTTGAAGCTATTCTAGTGCATAAGTTTGACCGCTTCTCACGTAACCGGGACGATCATGTGCTGTACAAGGCTTTGCTGAAGCAATGTGGGGTTAAGGTAATCTCCATTGTTGAACAGACAGAGGCTGATTCTCCGCAAGATATGCTGCTTGAGGGGATGCTGGAAGTGATCTCTGAGTTCTTCAATGCTAATCTGGCCGTAGAAGTCCGTAAAGGCATGACTCAGAACGCCAAGCAAGGTTACAACAACGGTGGTACGCCTCCATATGCTTACCGTACTGAACATATCGCACTCGGCAACCAAAAGACAAAAGCGGTATGGGTACTTGGACCGCGGGAAGAGATTGATACAGTTCGCTTTATTTTTAGTCAATATGCCTATGAAGAGATGGGGTACAAGAGAATAGCTTCACTCCTTAACGAAAGCAATGTTCCAACGCAAAAAGGTGGGAAGTGA
- a CDS encoding zinc ribbon domain-containing protein, with protein sequence MVGNSTSTTKKYGGQKYYVCGGYMRKGKEFCPYVSWRKDRIEQIVVNKLRSALLRLTFDNQLEEEIRKYHDEANRHQIVSAANMEAEINFLEKRIEQMQQELRTGSGKAYYMDMISEMSSELTEKRREHADQQSASQAFSVSQESLQTLQQDIKTMIGLLDEETPSPQLMNEWVKRFVSNVTVYRETEELYLSLRLISIGQVIYEKMIVTSYKNI encoded by the coding sequence ATGGTTGGCAACTCGACATCAACGACAAAGAAGTATGGGGGCCAGAAATATTATGTCTGTGGTGGTTATATGCGGAAAGGGAAGGAGTTCTGCCCCTATGTAAGCTGGAGAAAGGACCGTATTGAACAGATCGTCGTCAACAAGCTTCGAAGTGCGTTACTTCGGCTTACCTTTGACAATCAATTGGAGGAAGAGATTCGAAAGTATCATGATGAAGCCAATCGTCACCAGATCGTATCAGCAGCAAACATGGAGGCCGAGATTAATTTCTTGGAGAAACGGATTGAACAGATGCAGCAGGAACTGCGAACTGGCAGTGGCAAAGCATATTACATGGACATGATTTCCGAAATGTCTTCTGAATTGACGGAGAAGCGAAGAGAGCACGCCGATCAACAATCAGCCAGTCAAGCATTTAGTGTGTCGCAGGAGAGCCTACAGACGCTTCAGCAGGACATTAAGACGATGATTGGTTTGTTGGATGAGGAAACGCCGAGTCCGCAGTTGATGAATGAGTGGGTGAAGAGGTTTGTTTCGAATGTGACGGTGTATAGGGAGACGGAGGAGCTTTATCTATCGTTAAGACTTATCAGTATTGGGCAGGTGATATATGAAAAGATGATAGTGACAAGCTATAAAAACATATAA
- a CDS encoding DEAD/DEAH box helicase family protein, with the protein MSKEESYFKSVNAFIEGNIALRDPQRAAHRRLKESLLRDPDTHKIVVLPTGTGKTGTMGLIPYEISDGKVLIITPGVVIREGVSDEFDTRTPLNFWTKRNVILDDTKLPQVYRYAGFQTAPDKKRVMGYLDKADIIIANIHKVYNAKSKKALVNILDPNYFDMIIIDEAHHSAADSWLNTLNHFNAKKVVKLTATPIRGDYKEIDGELIYEYELADAIKEKLVKNIVAEDYTTEKLEFLVDGQPVDKAAALEAMDEKWVTRSVAYSPACNRTIVEMSIKRLTEKRSQGKAHHQIIAVACDIDHAKDVRDLYAEYGLTAAVVSSDDPEAAEDVIIEYKKGQIDVVVNVNMLGEGFDHPNISVAAIFRPFRTLAPYAQFIGRALRKIPVGNDTIDNVAHVVYHTELGLDQLWAFYTGQRIKSERKKVIEFEYHRDYKQNRAVGDVNTEGNVVTTTREFLSDGVASLYREQIQDNIRKEELKIENVANIMREQGHTEVEIDEYKTSQKRRVDGEITEKRNKLREELIREELHKIHKEDVINQVETLFAETKADPKGRELPSNTTSQFLKSADTNIAYAMKYINQSLKNKVKRGIDEWESYDFEQARILLPQIIDAIRVKILNLEE; encoded by the coding sequence TTGAGCAAAGAAGAGTCTTATTTTAAATCGGTAAATGCATTTATTGAAGGGAATATTGCTTTACGTGATCCACAAAGGGCTGCACATAGGCGTTTGAAAGAAAGCCTTTTACGAGATCCAGACACTCATAAGATTGTTGTACTTCCCACAGGCACAGGAAAGACAGGTACTATGGGATTGATTCCCTATGAGATAAGCGACGGTAAGGTTTTAATCATCACCCCTGGGGTGGTAATTCGTGAAGGTGTCTCAGATGAATTTGATACAAGAACACCTTTGAATTTTTGGACAAAAAGAAATGTCATCTTAGATGATACCAAATTGCCTCAGGTTTACCGTTATGCGGGATTCCAAACGGCTCCTGATAAGAAAAGAGTCATGGGTTACTTGGATAAGGCTGATATCATCATAGCTAATATTCATAAGGTATATAATGCGAAGTCTAAAAAGGCATTGGTAAACATTCTTGACCCCAATTATTTTGATATGATTATCATTGACGAAGCACATCATTCAGCTGCGGACTCTTGGCTAAATACCCTTAACCATTTTAATGCCAAAAAGGTAGTTAAGTTAACAGCTACACCCATCAGAGGCGATTATAAAGAAATCGATGGTGAATTAATCTATGAATATGAGCTCGCTGATGCCATTAAAGAGAAGCTTGTCAAAAATATCGTAGCTGAAGATTACACAACAGAAAAACTAGAATTTCTAGTCGATGGCCAGCCTGTAGATAAAGCAGCAGCGTTGGAAGCTATGGATGAGAAATGGGTCACACGCTCAGTTGCTTATTCACCTGCATGTAATAGGACAATAGTAGAGATGAGTATTAAAAGACTAACTGAAAAGAGAAGTCAGGGTAAAGCTCATCATCAGATTATTGCGGTTGCATGCGATATAGATCATGCAAAAGATGTAAGGGATTTGTATGCAGAGTATGGTTTAACTGCTGCTGTTGTTTCAAGTGACGATCCAGAGGCTGCTGAAGATGTCATTATTGAATATAAGAAGGGACAGATAGATGTAGTTGTTAACGTCAATATGTTGGGTGAAGGTTTTGATCATCCCAACATCAGTGTAGCAGCTATATTCAGACCATTCAGGACGTTAGCTCCCTATGCTCAATTCATAGGAAGAGCGTTAAGGAAAATTCCTGTAGGCAACGATACAATAGATAATGTTGCACATGTTGTGTATCATACCGAGTTGGGACTTGATCAACTTTGGGCATTTTATACTGGTCAGAGAATTAAGTCTGAGAGAAAAAAAGTGATAGAGTTCGAGTACCATCGCGACTATAAACAAAACCGAGCTGTTGGTGATGTAAATACAGAAGGTAATGTAGTAACTACTACCAGGGAGTTTCTGAGTGATGGTGTAGCTAGCTTGTATCGAGAGCAAATCCAAGATAACATTCGGAAAGAAGAATTGAAAATTGAAAACGTTGCAAATATAATGAGGGAACAAGGACATACCGAGGTTGAAATAGACGAGTATAAAACATCGCAAAAACGCAGGGTAGATGGCGAAATCACTGAAAAGAGAAATAAATTACGTGAAGAACTGATTCGTGAAGAGTTGCATAAAATTCATAAAGAAGATGTTATTAATCAGGTTGAAACCCTCTTTGCTGAAACGAAGGCTGATCCAAAGGGAAGAGAACTACCAAGTAATACGACTAGTCAGTTCTTAAAGTCTGCTGATACTAACATTGCTTATGCGATGAAGTATATTAATCAATCATTAAAGAATAAAGTTAAGCGTGGAATTGATGAATGGGAATCGTATGATTTTGAACAAGCTAGAATACTGTTGCCGCAAATTATTGATGCCATTCGAGTGAAAATTTTAAATTTGGAGGAATAA
- a CDS encoding HEPN/Toprim-associated domain-containing protein: MTTFRESDKQQYNYLDEDNEMRNVAKYSNRVEIIKLRLDIMGFNLESTKKEFLLNNNEHYSIEQIGIDGEWEQVLIEGYTFDNWMTEMKWIIKSGQYSFELIKNIESNDKPVLYNMLYEQENGDSLYGFECSDIRYIFRAIIELFEDTDEFYLDYSDLVDGGYCSEEDKICELSLRSLADNYAANEKTIIITEGSSDIAIIKRSLGVLYPDVIDYYSFMDFEHSNAQGSASSLAGYVKAFIGSGLRTRVIALFDNDTAAQEAIITLNKIKVPSNIKVLTYPYLKYVEEYPTIGPHGIAFMNINGLAGSIELYLGRDILTNTGQEYPTKYMPVQWKGYSKALKKYQGEILNKEIILKTYFSFLDQLSITDEIKIDHDWDGMELIMQTIFRAFD; this comes from the coding sequence ATGACAACATTTAGGGAGTCTGATAAGCAACAATACAATTATCTGGATGAAGATAATGAGATGCGAAATGTAGCTAAATATTCAAATCGTGTAGAAATAATTAAGTTAAGATTAGACATTATGGGGTTTAATTTAGAATCAACGAAAAAAGAATTTTTGCTTAATAATAACGAGCATTATTCGATTGAACAAATTGGAATTGATGGGGAATGGGAACAGGTTCTTATCGAAGGTTATACATTTGATAATTGGATGACTGAAATGAAATGGATAATAAAATCGGGCCAATATAGTTTTGAACTAATTAAAAACATTGAAAGTAATGATAAGCCTGTGCTTTATAATATGCTATATGAACAAGAAAATGGTGATTCATTATATGGTTTTGAGTGTTCAGATATTAGATATATTTTTAGGGCTATAATAGAACTATTTGAAGATACGGATGAGTTTTATTTAGATTATAGCGACTTGGTCGATGGTGGTTACTGTTCAGAAGAAGATAAAATTTGTGAACTATCTTTACGAAGTCTTGCGGACAATTATGCCGCGAACGAAAAGACTATTATCATCACTGAGGGTTCATCGGACATCGCAATAATTAAAAGGAGCTTGGGGGTTCTTTATCCCGATGTTATTGATTATTACTCCTTTATGGATTTTGAACATTCTAACGCCCAAGGGAGTGCATCTTCACTTGCAGGTTACGTAAAAGCTTTCATTGGATCAGGATTAAGAACGAGAGTAATTGCTTTATTTGATAACGATACTGCTGCTCAAGAGGCAATCATAACGTTAAATAAGATCAAGGTACCTTCAAATATTAAGGTGCTGACATATCCATATCTAAAGTACGTAGAAGAATATCCGACAATAGGGCCTCATGGAATAGCCTTTATGAATATTAACGGACTTGCCGGTAGTATTGAACTGTATCTAGGCCGCGACATACTTACTAATACGGGGCAAGAGTATCCTACTAAGTACATGCCTGTTCAATGGAAGGGTTATAGCAAAGCCTTGAAGAAATATCAAGGGGAGATATTAAATAAAGAAATTATATTAAAAACATATTTCTCCTTCTTAGATCAATTAAGTATTACGGATGAAATAAAGATTGATCATGATTGGGATGGTATGGAATTAATTATGCAGACTATTTTTAGAGCTTTTGATTAG
- a CDS encoding TOTE conflict system archaeo-eukaryotic primase domain-containing protein yields the protein MDNIEDKYNAALAHIEELKLEVARLRSLLDENTTSTNEQKTTYSTALVKESKETTVGETNVHQYSTVEDKLALYKSYFRGRDDVYPIRWSNKQGKSGYSPACANEWTSVCEKPRIKCSVCKHQSFMPLTNEVLSAHLDARQDRTIGIYPMLPDETCWFLAMDFDKHDWKQDVTAVMELCKSHEIPALLERSRSGNGGHIWIFFSQNIEATTARKFGMTLLSLTMNNRYQIGMESYDRLFPNQDTLPKGGFGNLIALPLQGGPRKQGNSVFVDEHFEPYADQWGILSELGKMGEDQVKHFIYTHGERGLFSNDRIITGSDHETDGLSLLQENPTQIEEVLMEPLPAEIQILQSDRLYILKSGLPSCAIHALIKIASFSNPDFYKAQAMRLSTYGKPRVISCAEDLENYVVLPRGCLPDLLSFFEQNQVKVSVEDRRTSGSPIDAEFIGTLTTLQDTAARAILSRDIGVLSAATAFGKTVVAASIIASRKTNTLILVHRRELMEQWQERLQTFLEVPKQAIGLIGGGKNKRTGIIDIAVIQSLNYKGNVKPFVSEYGQVIVDECHHVSAYSFEQVLREVKAKYVFGLTATPKRQDGQEAIVRFQLGPVLLKVDAKILSSSRGFSLRVVPRYTHFQIKSGEQTSGIQDIYQQLVDNEERNTLIFDDLLTCLDEGRSPLLLVERTAHAEYFAERLHAFAKNVIVLRGGMGKKQREALRAQIASIPDDQERVVIATGKLIGEGFDDARLDTLFLVHPISWTGTLQQYAGRLHRSHANKEEVKIYDYIDLQVPMLMAMFKKRVKGYRKMGYRGAEL from the coding sequence ATGGACAATATCGAGGACAAATATAATGCGGCTCTGGCGCATATTGAGGAACTCAAGTTGGAAGTCGCCCGGTTGAGAAGTCTACTAGATGAAAATACAACAAGTACTAATGAACAAAAAACCACTTATTCCACCGCACTGGTAAAAGAAAGCAAAGAGACCACTGTTGGAGAAACTAATGTTCACCAGTACTCGACCGTAGAGGACAAGCTCGCCCTGTATAAAAGCTATTTTCGCGGCAGAGACGATGTTTATCCGATTCGCTGGAGCAATAAACAAGGCAAGTCTGGATACTCGCCCGCTTGCGCCAATGAATGGACTTCCGTTTGCGAGAAACCCCGGATAAAGTGTTCGGTTTGCAAACACCAGAGCTTCATGCCCCTTACAAACGAAGTGCTCTCAGCCCATTTAGATGCAAGGCAAGACCGGACGATTGGTATCTATCCCATGCTGCCGGACGAGACCTGCTGGTTTTTGGCCATGGATTTTGACAAACATGATTGGAAGCAGGATGTTACCGCCGTGATGGAGCTATGTAAAAGCCATGAAATCCCCGCACTCTTAGAGCGCTCGCGTTCCGGCAATGGGGGGCATATCTGGATTTTCTTCAGTCAAAATATCGAGGCGACTACAGCCAGAAAATTTGGAATGACCCTGCTGAGCCTAACCATGAACAACAGATATCAGATCGGCATGGAATCCTATGACCGCCTGTTTCCCAACCAGGATACACTGCCCAAAGGCGGATTCGGCAACCTCATTGCCCTCCCCCTTCAAGGGGGGCCGCGTAAACAAGGAAACAGTGTCTTTGTTGATGAGCACTTTGAGCCCTATGCCGACCAATGGGGTATATTATCCGAACTTGGTAAGATGGGGGAAGACCAGGTGAAGCACTTTATATACACGCACGGGGAGCGTGGACTTTTTAGCAATGACAGAATTATTACGGGATCAGACCACGAAACAGATGGATTATCCTTGTTACAAGAGAATCCGACTCAGATAGAAGAGGTACTAATGGAACCTTTGCCTGCTGAGATACAGATTCTGCAATCGGATCGCCTTTATATCCTCAAGTCTGGACTTCCCTCATGTGCAATTCATGCTCTGATCAAAATAGCTTCCTTCTCCAACCCTGATTTTTATAAAGCCCAAGCGATGCGGCTCTCCACCTATGGTAAACCCCGGGTCATCTCATGCGCCGAGGATCTGGAGAATTACGTAGTACTGCCAAGGGGATGTTTGCCGGACTTGTTATCTTTTTTCGAGCAAAATCAAGTCAAAGTATCGGTTGAGGATCGACGTACGTCAGGAAGCCCGATAGACGCTGAGTTCATCGGCACACTAACTACGCTACAGGACACAGCAGCCAGAGCCATTCTAAGCCGGGACATAGGGGTTCTCTCAGCGGCAACCGCATTCGGCAAAACTGTCGTAGCAGCCAGCATTATCGCTTCAAGAAAGACAAATACCCTTATTCTGGTTCACCGACGGGAGCTTATGGAACAATGGCAGGAGCGTTTGCAAACCTTTCTCGAAGTCCCAAAGCAGGCAATCGGCTTGATCGGCGGTGGCAAAAATAAACGAACCGGCATCATCGACATTGCTGTCATTCAGAGCCTCAACTATAAAGGGAATGTTAAGCCCTTCGTAAGTGAATACGGCCAGGTCATTGTGGATGAGTGCCACCACGTATCAGCTTACAGCTTCGAACAAGTTCTGCGGGAAGTCAAAGCAAAATATGTATTTGGCTTAACTGCTACCCCTAAACGTCAGGACGGACAGGAAGCCATTGTACGGTTCCAGCTTGGACCTGTGTTATTGAAGGTGGATGCCAAAATCCTAAGCAGCTCCAGAGGATTTTCATTAAGGGTGGTCCCCCGTTATACTCACTTTCAGATTAAGTCTGGGGAACAAACATCGGGAATTCAGGACATCTATCAGCAGCTTGTAGACAACGAGGAGCGTAACACGCTTATTTTTGACGATTTGCTAACCTGCCTGGATGAAGGCCGCTCTCCACTGCTGCTGGTTGAACGGACTGCTCATGCTGAATATTTTGCAGAGAGATTACATGCCTTTGCCAAAAACGTAATTGTGCTGAGAGGCGGAATGGGGAAAAAGCAAAGAGAAGCTCTACGCGCCCAAATTGCTTCTATTCCAGACGATCAGGAGCGTGTAGTTATCGCTACGGGTAAGCTAATCGGTGAAGGCTTCGATGATGCCCGACTGGACACCTTGTTCCTGGTCCATCCCATCTCCTGGACCGGCACCTTACAGCAATATGCAGGCCGCCTGCACCGGAGTCATGCGAATAAAGAAGAAGTGAAAATATATGATTACATCGATCTTCAGGTTCCAATGTTAATGGCGATGTTCAAGAAAAGAGTGAAGGGTTATCGGAAGATGGGGTATAGGGGAGCGGAGTTGTAG
- a CDS encoding DUF6155 family protein, with the protein MLKLSNSTIKKHLNNLTREELEAEILNMAKMYPIIQEHYYSILFPDSEEVLDKYKKIIEKEFSHHKREILRYPIVKQAIKDFSNVSTNKEQVAELMIFTVECGVDFTVSFGDIDEKFYRTISSIYEQALKYIVDYQLEEEFVDRCNELTQSSQGIGWGFADGMMELYSDYLGHMDKEEDLE; encoded by the coding sequence ATGTTGAAATTAAGTAACTCAACCATTAAAAAGCATTTGAACAATCTAACGAGGGAAGAGCTTGAGGCTGAAATCTTGAATATGGCCAAGATGTATCCGATCATTCAGGAGCACTATTATTCAATACTATTTCCTGATAGTGAGGAAGTCTTAGACAAGTACAAGAAAATTATTGAGAAGGAGTTCAGCCACCACAAAAGAGAAATTCTGCGATACCCGATCGTGAAGCAAGCAATAAAGGACTTTAGTAATGTTTCAACAAATAAGGAGCAAGTTGCAGAGCTAATGATTTTTACAGTGGAATGTGGAGTCGACTTTACAGTTTCATTTGGAGACATAGATGAAAAATTCTATCGTACTATTTCAAGCATATATGAACAAGCTTTAAAGTATATTGTGGACTATCAATTGGAAGAAGAGTTTGTTGATCGATGCAACGAATTGACGCAGAGCAGTCAGGGTATTGGCTGGGGTTTTGCAGATGGGATGATGGAGTTGTATAGCGATTATTTAGGACATATGGATAAAGAAGAAGACCTTGAGTAG
- a CDS encoding RBBP9/YdeN family alpha/beta hydrolase, producing the protein MSRSFLVLYGVGGSGPDHWQRWLQQELEKQGEKVYFPEFPDKDQPDKGAWLDHLSSVFEEIPQDEEVIVVAHSLACIMWFHYAASQPNRKIQRAILVAPPSPLLKYEPVMMFFPVPENLAGIATVADKTLFVLSSTDPYCPVEEASHYLDLGVPCVILPKMGHINVDTGYGPWPWILDVCLNQHISL; encoded by the coding sequence ATGAGCAGAAGTTTTCTCGTTTTGTATGGAGTCGGCGGAAGTGGACCGGATCACTGGCAGAGATGGTTACAGCAAGAGCTGGAGAAGCAAGGTGAAAAAGTTTATTTTCCTGAGTTTCCAGACAAGGATCAACCGGACAAGGGGGCTTGGCTGGATCATTTATCATCCGTATTTGAAGAAATTCCGCAGGATGAAGAAGTCATTGTTGTGGCTCACAGCTTAGCGTGCATCATGTGGTTCCACTATGCGGCTTCACAGCCGAATCGAAAGATTCAGAGAGCTATTCTGGTGGCACCGCCATCGCCATTGTTGAAATATGAGCCTGTGATGATGTTCTTCCCTGTACCTGAAAACTTGGCTGGGATTGCAACGGTGGCGGACAAGACGCTGTTTGTTTTATCTTCGACAGATCCGTATTGTCCAGTAGAAGAGGCCTCTCATTACTTAGATTTAGGGGTTCCTTGCGTGATATTGCCTAAAATGGGGCATATCAATGTAGACACGGGTTACGGTCCTTGGCCTTGGATTCTAGATGTATGTTTGAACCAGCATATTTCGCTATGA
- a CDS encoding VOC family protein yields MSIRLNPYFVFNGNTREALYFYEKALRGSVVGITTFGDLPEDPAHPLTDEMKTLVMHAHLKVGNADLMFSDTFPGTSHQADGDTVQIAIHPTEEADAREIFAALEDGGQVVMPLQKTDWSPLYGIVKDKFGVTFQVNVAGEE; encoded by the coding sequence ATGTCAATCAGGTTGAACCCGTATTTTGTTTTTAACGGAAACACAAGAGAAGCCCTTTATTTCTATGAAAAAGCACTGCGCGGGAGCGTAGTCGGGATCACGACGTTCGGAGACCTGCCGGAAGATCCGGCGCATCCGCTGACCGATGAGATGAAAACGCTTGTGATGCATGCGCATTTGAAGGTCGGCAATGCAGATCTCATGTTCTCCGATACTTTTCCGGGTACGTCGCATCAGGCGGACGGGGATACGGTTCAGATTGCCATTCATCCTACAGAAGAGGCAGATGCACGGGAGATTTTTGCTGCACTGGAAGACGGCGGTCAAGTGGTTATGCCGCTTCAGAAGACGGATTGGAGTCCTTTATACGGGATTGTGAAGGACAAGTTCGGCGTTACTTTTCAAGTGAATGTTGCCGGGGAGGAATGA
- a CDS encoding VOC family protein yields the protein MTNINQRIVPHIWYDKEAVEAAHFYASVFPDSRVTSVTTLHDTPSGDCDQVSFEIWGQKFMAISAGPYFKLNPSVSFFVNFDPSRDKDAAKRMDEVWDKLSEGGMALMPLDKYPFSERFGWIQDKYGVSWQLILTNPEGEERPAIIPSFMFIGNNCGKAEEAMDFYLSVFKNSRQGTIARYPKGPGPDQEGTIMFADFMLENLWFTAMDSAHDHKFSFNEAISFMVKCDSQEEIDSYWEQLSAVPEAEQCGWLKDKYGVSWQIVPAEMDEMMEKGTPEQLARVTEAFLKMKKFELAELHKAFKGE from the coding sequence GTGACTAACATAAACCAGAGAATCGTTCCGCATATATGGTATGACAAAGAGGCGGTAGAAGCTGCCCATTTCTATGCCTCTGTTTTCCCGGATTCCAGAGTTACGAGTGTTACCACACTTCACGATACACCGTCTGGCGACTGCGATCAGGTTTCTTTTGAAATTTGGGGACAGAAGTTTATGGCGATCAGTGCAGGGCCGTATTTCAAATTGAATCCGTCCGTGTCCTTCTTCGTTAATTTTGATCCGTCACGCGACAAGGACGCAGCTAAGCGAATGGATGAGGTGTGGGACAAGTTATCCGAAGGCGGTATGGCTTTGATGCCGCTCGATAAATATCCGTTCAGTGAGCGGTTTGGCTGGATTCAGGATAAGTACGGCGTGTCATGGCAGCTGATTCTTACGAATCCGGAAGGTGAAGAGCGGCCTGCTATTATACCGTCATTTATGTTCATCGGTAATAACTGCGGCAAGGCGGAAGAGGCGATGGATTTCTACTTATCCGTCTTTAAGAATTCACGGCAGGGCACAATTGCCCGCTACCCTAAAGGCCCTGGGCCTGACCAGGAAGGAACGATTATGTTCGCTGACTTCATGCTGGAGAATCTGTGGTTCACCGCAATGGATAGTGCGCATGATCATAAATTTAGCTTCAACGAAGCCATATCCTTCATGGTGAAATGTGACTCGCAAGAGGAGATTGATTCCTATTGGGAGCAGCTTTCTGCGGTTCCTGAAGCCGAGCAATGCGGCTGGCTGAAAGATAAGTATGGTGTATCATGGCAGATTGTTCCAGCTGAGATGGACGAGATGATGGAGAAGGGCACACCGGAGCAGCTTGCACGTGTTACGGAGGCGTTTCTTAAGATGAAGAAATTTGAGCTTGCGGAATTGCATAAGGCATTTAAGGGCGAATGA
- a CDS encoding VOC family protein produces MGRLVHFEIHADDMERAKKFYGEVFGWKFEDWSEYAGMPYFGAVTGDASQPGIDGALIKRQGAAPEPGQAVNGYACTLGVESYDSTEALILQFGGKLAMPKYALPGMAWQGYYHDTEGNLFGIHQPDVNAK; encoded by the coding sequence ATGGGACGGTTAGTTCATTTCGAAATTCATGCAGATGATATGGAGCGTGCTAAGAAGTTTTATGGTGAGGTCTTCGGATGGAAATTCGAGGATTGGAGCGAATATGCCGGAATGCCCTATTTCGGGGCAGTTACGGGGGATGCCAGTCAGCCCGGAATCGATGGGGCCTTAATTAAACGCCAAGGCGCTGCTCCAGAGCCCGGACAAGCTGTGAATGGATATGCGTGTACCCTTGGAGTGGAGAGTTATGATTCTACTGAAGCTCTGATTTTGCAATTTGGGGGCAAGCTCGCAATGCCGAAGTACGCTCTACCGGGAATGGCCTGGCAAGGATATTACCATGATACAGAAGGTAATCTATTTGGGATTCATCAGCCTGATGTGAATGCGAAGTAA